Part of the Prunus dulcis chromosome 8, ALMONDv2, whole genome shotgun sequence genome is shown below.
ggatggtaacaAGTTGTCATAAGGCCCATTGAGGGGCTAAGAAATGGGAGTctcgggttgcttgggagccttgAAACTCAAGCCCgtttcttgagcccaaacatgtgggtgagcataaaagagagagagagagagagagagagagagagagagagagagagaaagtagCCCAATATCCTAGAGAAATTAACACAACACCTGTGAGGTTAGCCCATTTATTTGATAAACTAACCCATTGTTCTAGAAGGCCCATGTAACTAAAATAAAGACTCACAAAAGCCTCAGCACTTGgctgaaaaacaaaagccacGAAGGGAGTAAGGATGTCCACGTATGCAGAGTTGCTGGGAAGCTCCAGCACAGGGGAGGGGAAACGAATTTCAAGCAAAGGCATTCAAAGGACTATGGAATTTTAGCACGCAGGCTACCAGGAAGAGGGGCACTCTTCGAACCAGCATgtatacccatttctttccttcatcagATCTGGCCAtgaaagaaggaaggaaagaaagaaaaggggaTGGCTGAGAATATGAGTTCTCCACTGAGGTAGTTGCAGGAAGAGtattgagctcccaaaaatccctTATTTTGTGAGATTGGGCAGAGGGGATTTTTACCATTATAAGATAAGTCAAAGaaagggagaagaaaaaaagggaaatgcttggccaaattggatagaaaccattagggtttcttggaaaagaATAGCTTCCAACGGCTATAAATAATGCCTCTTCTACCCAACAAAGGAACAACCACatccagagagcaagcttcctctcttacctCCAAAACCTAGCAATTTCGTGCTCAGTTCGTCCTTCTCCCCCTTGTTTTTCCTCTTGGTAGACTGTTCTAATATTTGACAGAACCTTTGTCGAGCTATCGGAAAATCACTTAAGCCACCCATTGCCCTCTTATAGTCTATCCCTTCTTCTTAACCAAACCCTCTGATAACCCTTGCCCCATTTCCTTAGAATCCatgttttttcataaaaactCACAACACTCTCCTTTTAAGGCTAAACTCATGACAActttgcttccatgccacaagcctctcatgccaagctaagaaTCACCTGTAAGCACTAAGAATCCATCTGTAAGCAGCCACTGTTTTTGTTGATGAAGGTGAccaggtgtttcctaaggcttcaCTATCCTTTCGAAACATTCTTGGGGTCTGATCTTTGAACTCAAACACATAGGGTAATTTCATCTATTTTGTTCTTTACGGCAGCCTAGCCCATTTGTAGCTGCTGGCAAAAAAAAGCCCTCACACAACTTAAGCTAAGAAGTACAACGTTTCAATTTCTATGAAACAATGCAACTTTTcacataaaatattattattttattcacaaacaaaaataataatttatttgtccTCAATTAAGAACATGACTATTCCCAATTGATACATACCAATTCATAAAAGTCATGTACAGTCACGGGTCCCacaatttaatttccattcaattaataaaaaattaaatataaattataattttctaacaaaaaataCTAGAGTTGCATCATAAAAGGCTTTCAAAAACTTAATAAAGCAGAGGGCATTATTCCAATCCAATGAGCTAGGAGCCCTTTTCCTTTCATccataaaaaaactcaagaacaTATTGTGTATCTTGTTCCTCTAAGCGTTCAAAagctttttgatatttttttttttgcaccTTCTAACATTAAATAAGTAGAATTCCACTTTGTCGGAACATCAAGACATATAGCCTTATGTGAAGAAATTTTCACTTCCTCCACACAAGCCTTAAACTTTTGGGACTCGCTGGTGATTGACTCATGATAGTCTTCTAGACCTTCCTTAACAATGAGATTTAATATGTGTGCACAACACCTCATGTGCATATTTTCACCTTCAATATTGAACCATTCCAATTATTCACTTTGTTTGACAGAAATGTAACAACATGATCATTTGAGGTTGCATTATCAACTATCACAGTCAACACTATCAATTCTCCACTCTAGTAGACATGTCTCAAATGCCCTTCCAATTGTATCACCTTTGTGATTTACAATTgtacaaaaattcataattttcttaTGTAATCTCCACTGATCATTTATATAATGAGCTGTGAGACACATATAGTTAAGATTTTGGAGAGATGACCATGTGTCTGTGGTGAGACTAACTCTTTGGCGATTAGCAACTAAATAATCTTTCAACtttatcttctctttcttaTAAATCTTTAAGACATCTCTTGCAATTGTAACGCAAGATGGGACTTGAAGTCTACGTTCAAAAACACGTAACATATCCCTAAAACCCTCACCCTTTACCACTCTAAAAGGTTGTTCATCAAGTATAATAAATCTAAAAATTGCTTCCCTACATGCCTCTGAACTATAACTTGTAGCAATCAGTTTGCCTTCCTCCTCGCCTTTCTTTGATTGGAAAGACAAAGTTTTTTGCTTCTTAATATCTCGACCTGGATACTCTTTACATTGATTTGCCAAATGACTCAACAAGTTTGATGTCCCATTTTTTTTGCTACCACATGCATACACTTTATTGCAATATTTGCATTTTGCCTTAGGATTTTTTGGATCATCTTGCATTTTAATAAAGTTCTCCCAAACAATTGAAGGAGGTCTAGCAGGTTTTCTCTTACCATATTCGATAGGAGCAGAATCATTGGCTTTGGTTTCTTGTGGCAACACTTCAACATTTGAAGACTTGACAGTATCGAGCCCATTAGAAGTTGAAGGTGCATCAGTTGGTGGTTGACTTGTATTTCCAGTGGATTTCCTTTGGAAGTTGAAGTTGGAGTCGTCACTTGTTTCATAAATACTCCCTCAATATTTTCATGCTTGAGAAGATGCAAAATGAATAATTGAATCATTGAGTTCTTGAAtccaaaataatgaaaacttACCAAGCAAGAAGATGCAGatgaaacttgaaagtgaaactAAAAGTATGAACTCCAGAATGTGAAaggtcttttccttttttttggaACGCGAAAGCTGCAACATTGaatgtgttttatttatactAGAATTAGAACTAGAACATCAAAGGTCACTAAACTGATCTcaacatttaaattttaaaactagGATTTTGGATTTGCACATAGAAATCTAGAATTTTTATgctatattaatatatatatttttcgaaTGAATATCAACAAAATTGTGTTGGTGTGTTGGTTTATGTGTTAAATATGTTGCAGGTGGTTCAGGTTTGAATACTAGAAAAGGCAACCCTACCGCTATCGCACCGTACGTCGTCAGTTTTGCTCGGTTTTGGCATTGGCGGCAGTTGTTTTGGctttagcatgagagagagagagagagagagagagagagagagagagagagagagagagagagagagagagaagaagttgagataaggaagaaagaaaaaaaatagttttaatAACCAAAATAGTATTTTACTGCAGTATTGACTCATCCACGACGGTAGGTAATGACATATTGAtatttaaactaattttttctCAACCTTAGATTAGATCTAGTGGTAGGTAACCACAGCTTCCTTAGACTATAGGGTCCAGGAGAACGAGATTGAATTCTTGGATCCATAAGCAGTACTTTTATTATATTGACACAACCACCCACCCAACCTCTAATACGTTTCCCCTGAAAGCACTTCCACTCATTTTCCTTGTTCACTTGAATAGTATATGCtctaacaattttttttgtacttGTCGATCCATTACCATGGCAACTCAAAGGCAATTAATATTCatatatgattaattttatttatatatatgatatgaataaataaaaatttgctatgtatgtatatatatattttaattttttgataatttttcagaatttttttcaattttttttcttggttgaCGTCAGCGCCTATCTTGCCTTGGGCCTTCCCCGGGCTGGATGTCACCGCTGGAGCTGATTTTGGGAGACTAGGGGGCTTATGCATGGGCTGGGCTGTCAGCTGGAACTGCTCTTACGCCTATCCATTCATCACCATCACACCTCTTGGACTCTATTCGTCCAAAAAAATCCTCCCCGAACCCAATATCTTCCAAGAGACCAAGAATCAAACGTGGGCTCATCAACTATAGCACTCGATTGCTCGTCTGCTATCGGCGGTCAGGTGCTGTTGTGTAGCAGCGACGTCGTCTATCAGGTACTGTTCTCTCCTCTGGAACTGAGTCGTTAAATCTTTCGTTCCAGATCCAGATCGATACCGTACCGCGATTGGGTACGGTCGATCCAGATCGAAATTCGTAGGGGGTGAGCTAATTAGGCAACTATGGTTTGATCTATTATTTTCAGCGAGGTTTGAATATGtatgtttctcttttcttttctttttttcttcagctTCTTAATATGGACGCGGTCGCTGCAAAAACTGCCCGGGAATCTCTAGACCTAGCATTTCAGATGTCCAACATTCTTGACACAGGGCTTGATCGTCACACCCTCTCCATCCTCATTGCGCTATGTGATTTGGGTCTCAACCCTGAGGCTTTGGCTGCTGTTGTCAAGGAACTCCGAACAGAACTGGTTCCCCTTCCGCCATCAGATGCTGCTCATGCTATTCCTTAAACTGGTTTGTGTATTTGGATCCACATTCTGCCTGTTGATATGACTCATTTTGTTAATTTCCTTTGGAACATAAATACTTTGCTTCACTTGGAGATGAATCCCATTTTCTTAGTTCGGAAGAGTACTGGAATGATAGTAGGAAGCTAGAAATTACAAAGCATTTTTAAGCAGCtacattttttgtattttttgtttaactaGTTGCTAGTTAGTAGAAAAACTTCCGAGAGTAATGTATTGCCACCTAACATGCTGAGTGGCATGGCAAAGTCTCTAACAACTTGACACTGGTTCAACTTTCATTATAACCTCTTATTGTGATATAAGTTTTGAAGTGTCCACTTTAAGTTTCAATCCAAAATAATATCCACAAAGATTTCTCAAATGGTTCAGATTTCCCGCCCAAAGCGCTGCCACCATAAATCCCCCAGCACCACTGCTGGATTTGGAGCTGCTTTCCTTCAAGACGTCCCAATCCTACACCTTTCACTCATCAATACTTTGCACGTAATCAGTTGTTGAACGAGATAGGGAACTTTGTTTTATAAGACTGAGATGTACTAAAGAGAAATGTTATCCTCTTTACTAGAATCCATATAAGTGTACAATAGGTAAGTATTTAGGGATTCAAAATAGTATTTGATGGTCTGATTCTACAAATTCTAAGGGACCCCATTAGTAAAACACAGAAAAAATTGTCTGGTTGGAAGTCCGGCTCACTTTCTAGAGCTGGTAAACTAGAAATTTTTTCTTGGCCCAAAAATGTGGTGCATAAGATCTCTAACATTTTTAGGAAGTTTTTCTAGGGACCAGATACTTCTAAGCAGCCTCTAATTGCTTGGAATTCTATTtctaaattaaagaaaaatggtgGTTTAGGACTCTGAAATCTAGAAGATTTTAATTTGGCCCCTTTAGCTAAATTAGGTTGGAGAATTTTTATTCAACTTCATAATTGGTGGGTCCATTAGTTTCTCAAAAATATTTGAGGCATGATTCTTTCTTTCAAGTGAACGCTAGAGATACTGATTCTACTTCTTGGCAATGAATTTTACAAGCTAGGGAAATTTTACTCAAAGGCATACGATGGATTGTTGGAGACCGAAATGATATTAAATTCTGGACTTGAGTTTATGCTTTTCCTTTAATTAATATAGTCATTCTTCTTCTATAAGTAATCTTAAGGAATCAGTTGcggattatatttcttttggtaaTTGGAATGTGGAAAGATTATGTACAATGCTCCCTTCAAATGTAGTTAATTACATTAGAGGCATAAACTTTGCCTCTTGTTCCTACGCCGGATAAGTTTGTGTAGGGGATCTAAACCCCGTGGTACATTTTCCATAAAGTATGGTACTAGCAAGAAAGGATAGGTATGCAGATAATTTCCTTAAACATATTTGGAAACTGAGCGTGACCCTATTCAAATCTTTGTTTGGCTTCTTTTACAAAAGAGACTTAATACTAAGGAAATACTATGGAGACTTACTGCTATGGATTCTTCTTGTCCTCTTTGTAATAAAGATATTTATATCTTTGCCTCTGGTAATTTAATGATTGTACTTTTGCGAGTCAACTTTGGCATATTTATACCTTTGCCTCTGGTAATTTCTATTGTGGATTGGTTGCATTTGAATTGGAACAAATTACCTTGCTCTATGTGGAAAAATATTATAACTATTTGTTGGCAAATTTGGTTCCAAGGGAATAAACTTGTGTTTTTGTTATTAGAAATTCAAAGGGAAATGCTAATATTGCAGGACCTATGGTTTTACTTCAGTCATTGAAGTGGAAGCAATGCGACTGAAGAATGGACTTATTTGGGCTAAAAAGTCAAGATTATCTTGCTTATGCGTTAAGGGCATTCTCAAAGTGTAATCAATTTGTTAAAGGGCAATCAACATTCTCCGCGACGCTTGTTTTCGTTTTATGGATTGACAGACTTTCAAGTCATTCAAACTCGTCATGTGTTTGGTAATGCAAATTGCCTAATCTGAGTCAACAGCTTGATAATCTTCCAAATAGTGAGGCAATAGAATTGTTGTATGATATATTAGGGGTCCTCTTTCAAATTTTACTTTAAGTcattagaaaggaaaaaataataatggaagtCACTAAATAGGATTGTGAAAATATTCCTGCACCCGCTCCCAAGTTCGATTACTCTTACtcccaatatcgcttgtatccaaaataataataataataataaatttacacACCACATTGTGATCAATAGTCCTACAGCATTGTACTGGCATTCCAATTCCATCATGGACAAATATAACTAAATAGATATGAGTTGTATATGTGTGTTTTGTTGAAGTGGTATTTGGTACTATTACAAACTTGTGTATGCTTgaaaacatcaaacacaaagAACATCTCCTCCTTTAATTTGTACGGAAGGTTATGGTATTGTCAGGTAACAAATAAAATGGAGGGGTCGCAGCAACACTCATCCAGGAGAC
Proteins encoded:
- the LOC117612158 gene encoding mitotic-spindle organizing protein 1B-like, encoding MDAVAAKTARESLDLAFQMSNILDTGLDRHTLSILIALCDLGLNPEALAAVVKELRTELVPLPPSDAAHAIP